The stretch of DNA ATGGAACCGTGCAGCATTATTACCCTCTGCCCAATCCGCATCACCCAGACAACTTGGGGGGAGGTGAACCATCGTTGCCAGTTCTTCCCAATGCTAGCACCAGCCCAGGTGTGGTTTTCAAAACAGGGGTTACCCAGTCCCAGAAGCCACCACTGTTGGATAGCACCAAACCCGCAGGTGGGGTAGCTCAACCATCAGCCCCTACTGCTGGTAGAGCCAGTGATGCACATTCACAAGGCAATGGGAATTTTCCAAATGTCTCTACTGTCAATCCAGTTCACCCATCTGGGCAACAAGGTTTTGACAACAGCGGTGTGAGTGCGCCAACATCTTCCACTGGTGGAGGAACAGGCCCGCCTGCTGCTGCCTCTAGCACTCAAACCCAGACGACGACCAGCTCTCGTTTCAGGGTGGTCAAACTGGACACTAACTCTGAGCCGTTCCGCAAAGGGAGATGGACGTGTACGGAATATTATGAGAAAGAGATTCCACCCGCAGCGATATCGGAGGCACCTAAAGGTGCAGAGGCTTCTGTAGAGACTGAGCCTGGTAATGCTGGAGTAAGTCCCGTACTTCCAGCTGTCCAGCCACCTCACAATTTGCAACCTTATCAGCTGCCCAGCCAGGACTTCACCAGTCCACATTCAATTCAAAGCCCACCACAAGCACCGGTGCAAACTACCCCACTCAACTATGTGTCACCCCAGGAAATAGTTGGTGCCGCTCACATGCAGAAGCCAGGCACTCCCGGTGCTCTCCCGGCAACTAtgcagcaggtgagcgggcaGGCTGCTATAAACCAATCCCCTCAGCAGTTACCCTACGCTGTGGACTGGCACCAGGCACAAGCCCAGGGGGGATATGTTTCACCTCTTCTTAATACCGGAATCCTAGCCGGAGGAAGCGGTCGGCAGCCAGACTTCATTCAACCCACTGCTCCATTTCAAACCCAGGTTCAGCCTCCACTGACACACATTGTAGCATCCATATCAGCAGGATCAGGGGTCGCCGCACATCCACCAGGCAACATCGCTCAACACTTACCCCATCTTGGTCATCTGTCTCCAGCTGTTGGGGAAACCAGACAGCAACCTTCTCATTCTCTACAGCCAGTCTCCACCCCCACTGTACCACCAGCGCATGGAACCCCATACACGCCTTTGACTGCACTTCAAGCTGACCTTCAACCCCTTCTGACTCCAGGCACGACTCTTTACCCCGGCCCAGTGTCAGGAGGAAGCTCCCTCAAATCCTCCCAGCTGGAAGATGCGCATAAGTTTTTATTTCAGCACCAAGGCCTTCTGGGACTGCCCAGGCTGGGCACTGCCACGGGTGGAGTTGCCCTGGACGCCGGCATCGCTGTCGGAAGCTTGGCCCACATGGGGATGTCAGCTGAGGCCAGCGCCTTcgtggctgctgctgctgctggcctGAGGACTCACCCTGCTGAAGGAGAGGAGGACAGGTGAGGCCATAGTTTGTTGTTTTAGTGTAAACTGGGTATTACACAAAGGCATCCTCAATGTACTCAAACAATGTTTTGACTGACTAGCAGCATataatataaaacaataaaataagtaaattgCAAAAGCAATGCAAATCTAGTATGACACAAATAATAGAACTAATGGTAAAAAAGTAAAAGTGTCTTCACTGGTTAGATTGTATCATCTAAATGCCGTAAGTGGTAGTAATAGTAGTCAGAGAAAATAATTATGTGCATGTTCCTGTGGTGTGATTATTACTCATCAACAGCAAACTGTAAAACTTGCATTGCGTTTGTACCCTTGAAGGAATCATACCCGTCTCTAAAACACCTGACTATACCTTCCTTCGTCCTTCATTCTCCTTCTCCTCTGACGTGAACACCTTTTATTATCTAGCTGCGCTGTTGATTCCCCCGGGGCGAACACGTGCATCTGATTTAAATGTGCACATGCATACTTGTCAAGGGGTCAAGGGTTGCACCTTGCCATGGTCTGAGTCATGTTTAGCTACATACAAACATGGTGGCTGTGGTCCAAAATAGCTTAGTATGCTTTTCTTTAAGTGGCCTTTTCCATGAAATAGTCTTTGTTGCAGGTTGCAGCAACAACAGACAGTCTTTGGCACAATTAAACATGACACTGTTCATTTTTTTCCTTTCCTAAAATATACCTCTCTTTCCTTCTTACATGAACTGTTACCTCTTGAGGCAGCAGTGTCGTGCTtttctttgtttagtttttttttccatgTTCACATTTAAGGGTGAGCAGGAGAGACAGACAACATAGTAATTGTTTGATATTTTAGACATGTTAAAGTTGCCCACTTAAGAGACATTTGTTATGATATAAATGTGTATTTCAAAGAAACATAATTGCTTTTGCTGGTAAAGTTTTAATTTTCTTTGAGTATAGGCTGTGTGCCTTGACCAGAATTTATCTCAGCTTTTTGCTTATAAATTGAAAGAGTGTTTGCTTCATTTTATTCTTGAGGAGTAGCCCAGCGTGTCTTGTGACCACGTTAAGTTCCGGGGCTTTTCACAAGCAGTAGATCAGGCATGTAAGGGCGTGTCAAGTAGCCACCTGTTGATAATAGGGTTTGGTGGGTCTCCTGTGGAGTCCTCAAACATTGTAAGTGGGGATTTGGGCCTGCGGGAGTTTGTGTAGTTTGACTTTTGTAAAGCTTCAGCATCCGTTCAATACAGAGAAAACATACTTAAGCAACACTCATaaaaaccagtggttcttaaccttgttggaggtaccgaaccccaccagtttcatatgcgcattcaccgaacccttctttagtgaaaaataaaattgatttttttttttcaaattcaagacaaagttatatgtttttggtaacactttagtatggggaaaatattctaagtaacaaagacttaatttagagttatttggttagggttagggttagagggttagggccagggttagggttataataaggccatgccgaataaggcattaataagtacttaataatgactagttaagagccaatatgttactaatttgcatgttaataagcaactaattaatggtgaatatgttccccatactaaagtgttaccatgtttttttactggtgcacaaaatgaaccgtgcatgaacatcaccttgttcaaagaacaaaaccgacacagtgcataaactcacaacaaattacacacctgcaaatcagtgtgacttctgctgttgccgtatccgtaatacaccgatagggagaagtttttatttacacgatgagtcgggtgtgttttgacctccgccgaacccctgagcccgactcaccgattccctagggttcgatcgaccccaggttaagaaccactgacctaccACAATGTGCATTTCATTAACTGATCATCCTAATGTACACAATGTGTTTTACAAGATGTCATGGACCTGCATGAACAGTCAAACTGTGTAAGcactttttaataaaagtcctcaCGGTAAAAATCAGTTTGCCCATAAACACAGGAAACCTCAATTTCTGTTCCTGCACTCATCATTATGGTCATGATTGGAAAACATGATCATGCCAATTCAGTTGGGTGGGACAATGATTGCCAATGTGCATTAGTCATAGTAAGATGCCTTTCAAAGACTAATCTTCCGAGCTTCAGTTTGTGAGTTATGCGTCTTGACATGGACACACCTGTTCAAACACCGTCATTAAAACAGAATGTTTATGCCGTCAGTGGGAACGAACAAGCTCAAAAGGCATTTTCTAATGCTATAATTTGAAAAAATGCTATACTGCAATGCTCACAGAAATATGTATCTGTTGTGAATTATGCAGAACATTCATCACCTGTTGGGTTGGTCCTCCTTTGCGTCTTCATGAGACTTTAGTTGTATCTATGTGTGTGTCTTTTTAGCAATCGTGTCTGGTAATGAGAAATGAAAAAATATAACCTTTGTGCTTTGCTTCCTTGTGATGTGGTACCGTAATTTGCCACATAGGGGCAGTGTATGCCCTTCAATTCCTTGGGTCTGGGCCCCAAGTGCTTTATATAATTTTAACGTGCTTTGAGAGTCACTGACCTAAATGTGCTTTTCTCACAAGTGAGGAAAAGACCTTTCTGCACGCAACGACCGAATGAATGAACTGACGATTAGGCAGTTTCGAAACTGCTCCCAGCTTACTGATTGATTTAACATCCAGCATGGGGTTGTTACAAACGGAATGATCACTTGTTCCGACAGaaaaaaacatctttaaatgtGTAAAATCATATTTGCATCCTTGTGATGACACTGGTTTGGTCATGCTGCCATCTTGCAGATTAAACCTTGACAGATTTAGCATTGGTCTTTTATGATGTGGGAAGGGAAGTGGTTGGCTTCTGCTACTCATTTTTTTTCTTAGCCGTTGTGGACCTTATGCACTAAAAAGCAACATACATATTTGTAGTGTTGATAAGAGTTAGACAGGATATAAATACATGTGATAAGAGGCAATGTTTACACTGGGAAGTCATGTTGTGCATTAAACGTCAGGTTGCAGCAGCTCTGGTCTTTCTAATCAATAGATTTTCCAAAAGTGTGTGTTATAGCAGCTCTTCAATGTGTTTTGGCTATCATCAACCATATTTTCAAAAACACAAGTATGTGCTTTACTTAAGTCTGTACAAACgaaagcttgtaggttcaatgatgtgcacaattgaatagcttagttactcagacagcaatgtgtttatataagtttagattggggtatattATAATGGGAAAAgccgttaatgtctcttgttttaattttagcatttaagctggcgagctggcgccagtcagtctgtgagtccatcaaagtgcagttatcaatcatggtttttgaatgatttttatttaaaacggTAATCCTATCCGTCGGGAGTTTTACCACAGTTACTGACATTGTTACTTCcctaaattatttatatatatacacgtgtacgtgtgtgtgtgtgtatacagtcgtggtcaaaagtttacatgcactagtgaaggacataatgtcatggctgtcttgagtttccaataatttctacaactcttattttttcgtgatagagtgattggagcacatacttgtttgtcacaaaaaaaagtgaagtttggttcttttaggaatttttttatgggtctactgaaaatgtggccaaatctgctgggtcaaaagtatacatacagcactgttaatatttggttacatgtcccttggcaggtttccctgcaataaggcgcttttggtagccatccacaagcttctggttcaatttttgaccactccttgacaaaattggtgaagttcagctaaatttgttggttttctgacatggacttgtttcttcagcattgtccacatgttctcaatggggtttaagtcaggactttgggaaggccattctaaaaccttaattattgcatgatttagccattcctttaccacttttgacgtgtgtctggggtcattgtcctgttggaacacccaactgtgcccaagacacaacctccgggttgatgattttaggttgtcctgaagaatttggaggtaatcctctttattcattgtcccatttactctgtgtaaagcacctgttccattggcagaaaaacaggcccaaagcctaatactcataccaaagactaaaaaaatgggacccattacgtccctgcttggcactcagcatcaagggttggaattgggggttaaaacaccaaaaatgattcctgggcgcggccaccgctgctgcccactgctcccctcacctcccagggggtgaaaaaggggatgggtcaaatgcagaggacaaatttcaccacacctagtgtgtgtgtgacaatcattggtactttaatactacccccaccatgcttgacggtaggaatggcgttcctgggattaaaagcctcaccttttctcctccaaacatattgctgggtattgtggccaaacagctaaatgtttgtatcatctgaccacagaactttcctccagaaggtcttatctttgtccatgtccacacacacacacatgtatatgtatatgtatgtatatacatatactgtttaCTGGGATGCTCGCTTGTCCTTTATTTAgctgctaactttttttaaacaaatatttaaaaaaatacaatcatgtatttaaaaaatttttatttaaaaaaaaatacaatcatgtgtgcttacggactgtatccctgcagactgtattgatctatattgatatataatgtaggaaccacaaatattaataacataaagaaacaacccttttgtgcgaatgagtgtaaatgggggagggagtttttctgggttggtgcactaattgtaagtgtatcttgtgttttttatgttgatttaa from Entelurus aequoreus isolate RoL-2023_Sb linkage group LG01, RoL_Eaeq_v1.1, whole genome shotgun sequence encodes:
- the LOC133659510 gene encoding TSC22 domain family protein 1-like isoform X1 yields the protein MHHQDFSGDPPAAGSSRKTVYHYRRGSSGAPASSTGSGVVMIEDSPAPAGTSSPGPHQQPASQLAGAQMKKKSGFQITSVTSAQVNVSGSNSLADDTESYDDLDESHTEDLSSSDMLDASVSRATDTGVPERSSSDETLNSLHGVDTPGLVSPNEPSYPHSIQGSQKQTSMVNGTVQHYYPLPNPHHPDNLGGGEPSLPVLPNASTSPGVVFKTGVTQSQKPPLLDSTKPAGGVAQPSAPTAGRASDAHSQGNGNFPNVSTVNPVHPSGQQGFDNSGVSAPTSSTGGGTGPPAAASSTQTQTTTSSRFRVVKLDTNSEPFRKGRWTCTEYYEKEIPPAAISEAPKGAEASVETEPGNAGVSPVLPAVQPPHNLQPYQLPSQDFTSPHSIQSPPQAPVQTTPLNYVSPQEIVGAAHMQKPGTPGALPATMQQVSGQAAINQSPQQLPYAVDWHQAQAQGGYVSPLLNTGILAGGSGRQPDFIQPTAPFQTQVQPPLTHIVASISAGSGVAAHPPGNIAQHLPHLGHLSPAVGETRQQPSHSLQPVSTPTVPPAHGTPYTPLTALQADLQPLLTPGTTLYPGPVSGGSSLKSSQLEDAHKFLFQHQGLLGLPRLGTATGGVALDAGIAVGSLAHMGMSAEASAFVAAAAAGLRTHPAEGEEDSSSGASVVAIDNKIEQAMDLVKSHLMYAVREEVEVLKEQIKELIERNTQLEQENNLLKTLASPEQMAQFQAQVQTGGSPTGAAQPVVQASAGTTQVLPSAQNSGASA